In one Neobacillus sp. CF12 genomic region, the following are encoded:
- a CDS encoding ABC transporter permease gives MKEMVNAEKVLRVPKWTLTKQKHPFSASKLFLYVAVVIVLFIIGCALFPKLIAPYSPTYMNTELILSKPSAAHIFGTDYFGRDVFSLVIYGSRDSLIIGVASVLIGSIIGGTIGGFAGYMGGIVDIIFMRIIEILMTIPGILLALAIAAALGPSLLNIVLAVAVSSIPAFARVMRGQMMSIKKRQYIDASRSIGTPNWKIFLWHILPNSFSPLLVMGTIGLGTSILIGSGLSFLGLGIIKEIPDWGALLSQGRGYLTVGWWISSFPGLAITLFVLAINIIGDKLRDSFDPKTSNSR, from the coding sequence ATGAAAGAAATGGTTAATGCTGAAAAAGTGCTGCGGGTTCCCAAATGGACTTTAACAAAACAGAAGCACCCCTTTTCTGCCTCAAAACTATTTTTATACGTTGCGGTTGTTATTGTTTTATTTATCATCGGATGTGCTTTATTTCCCAAATTGATTGCGCCCTATTCTCCCACCTATATGAATACAGAACTGATTTTAAGTAAACCAAGTGCAGCACATATTTTTGGAACAGATTACTTTGGGAGAGACGTGTTTAGCTTAGTTATTTATGGAAGTCGTGATTCTCTCATTATTGGTGTTGCGTCCGTTCTTATCGGCAGTATCATTGGCGGGACGATAGGGGGATTCGCTGGTTATATGGGAGGTATTGTTGACATTATTTTTATGAGGATAATTGAAATTTTGATGACCATCCCTGGTATTCTTCTGGCTTTAGCCATTGCAGCAGCCTTAGGTCCAAGTTTATTAAATATTGTTTTAGCTGTTGCCGTTTCATCTATACCTGCTTTTGCACGTGTGATGAGAGGACAAATGATGAGTATTAAGAAACGACAGTATATAGATGCATCTCGATCAATTGGTACGCCGAACTGGAAAATTTTTCTCTGGCATATCCTTCCAAACTCTTTTTCCCCACTTTTAGTAATGGGGACGATAGGACTTGGAACCTCTATTTTAATTGGATCAGGGTTGAGTTTCTTAGGTCTTGGGATTATTAAAGAAATTCCTGATTGGGGTGCGCTACTCTCACAGGGACGAGGTTATTTAACAGTAGGCTGGTGGATTTCATCATTTCCAGGTTTAGCGATTACTCTTTTTGTTCTAGCCATCAATATTATTGGAGATAAACTCCGTGATTCCTTTGATCCTAAAACAAGCAACTCGAGATAA
- a CDS encoding ABC transporter permease: MINVAVTNKILLKISTALVSILGSLILVFFIIYLLPGDPVLSMLDPATATPEMVENLRKELGLNQPLYVQFTEYFTNVLHGDFGQSLVNSEPVLPKILEHFPATLALTIASAVLSVGIGVTFGVLSAIYRNKWIDFIARLIGLFGISMPTFWSGILLILIFSIYLNWFPAMGSDGWVTLVLPSLSLGFVGAGLIIRMVRNSMLEVINEQFIITLRAKGLSERVVMYRHALRNALIPAITIIGLNIGELMAGTVVIETVFSRQGIGRIVADAIMAKDLPVIQGVVFFSAIVYVIVNFLVDISYSIIDPRVRKSN, from the coding sequence ATGATAAATGTGGCAGTTACCAACAAGATCCTTTTGAAAATCTCGACTGCATTGGTATCCATTTTAGGCTCACTCATCCTTGTTTTTTTCATTATCTATTTGCTTCCGGGGGATCCAGTGCTGTCCATGCTGGATCCCGCTACTGCAACACCTGAAATGGTTGAAAACTTACGCAAGGAATTGGGACTCAATCAACCGCTTTATGTACAATTCACAGAGTATTTTACAAATGTACTTCATGGTGATTTTGGTCAATCTTTAGTTAACAGCGAACCAGTCCTGCCGAAGATCTTAGAACACTTTCCGGCAACGCTGGCTTTAACGATTGCAAGCGCAGTATTATCTGTGGGGATTGGGGTAACATTTGGAGTGTTATCGGCAATCTATAGGAATAAATGGATAGATTTTATTGCTAGATTAATTGGTTTGTTTGGAATTTCAATGCCAACGTTTTGGTCAGGGATTTTACTGATCCTTATTTTTTCCATCTATTTAAACTGGTTTCCAGCTATGGGCTCCGATGGCTGGGTAACACTAGTGCTGCCATCACTATCTCTTGGATTTGTAGGTGCAGGTTTAATCATACGAATGGTGCGAAATAGCATGCTGGAAGTGATTAATGAGCAATTTATTATCACTCTTCGTGCGAAAGGACTCTCAGAAAGGGTTGTTATGTATCGACATGCTCTTCGCAACGCACTTATTCCTGCTATTACCATTATCGGTTTAAATATCGGTGAACTCATGGCAGGTACGGTTGTGATTGAAACTGTGTTTTCAAGGCAGGGGATTGGCAGAATTGTTGCAGATGCGATTATGGCTAAAGATTTACCTGTGATTCAAGGCGTTGTTTTTTTCAGTGCCATAGTTTATGTGATTGTCAATTTTTTAGTTGACATATCCTATTCGATTATTGATCCACGGGTACGTAAATCTAACTAG
- a CDS encoding LysR family transcriptional regulator codes for MNIDHLEAFMYVVHLESVHKAADALYLSQPTVTARIKTLERDLGIELFLRNGRSLTISDEGKAFIPYAEQIIRTYDQGKKLLKKDDNPEEIVIGANIITSQYFIPFALPFLKKANPQLRYKFYSATNDVLLDKLLHKQVDIAFMKDVTHRGIQKHALLYNSVRLVVYPGHSFQIQQNLSVQQLASEPMVFFECGAFDWNRIHKLFEMENVSPRIEFLVDHLEVAKSIILSRNGIGFLPYLCIKEELESGMLIDVDVSHILQINQQIFAAHLSNGLVYPELWNDILLAVKEFEKEKDPVF; via the coding sequence ATGAACATTGATCATCTTGAAGCATTTATGTATGTAGTACATTTGGAAAGTGTTCATAAAGCAGCTGACGCTCTATATTTATCACAGCCAACCGTTACTGCGAGAATAAAAACGTTAGAACGAGATCTTGGGATTGAATTATTTTTGCGTAACGGAAGAAGTTTGACAATATCTGATGAAGGAAAAGCATTTATCCCATATGCCGAGCAAATTATTCGTACCTATGATCAGGGGAAGAAACTATTGAAGAAGGATGATAATCCTGAAGAAATTGTCATTGGAGCTAATATTATTACTTCACAATACTTTATTCCTTTTGCTCTTCCTTTCTTGAAGAAAGCAAATCCCCAATTACGATATAAATTTTATTCAGCGACAAACGATGTGTTGCTCGATAAGCTTCTTCACAAGCAAGTGGATATCGCCTTTATGAAGGATGTTACTCATCGTGGAATACAAAAACATGCGCTTCTATATAATTCTGTCCGATTGGTCGTTTATCCTGGACATTCCTTTCAAATACAACAAAATTTATCTGTTCAGCAACTAGCCAGCGAACCCATGGTGTTTTTTGAATGCGGCGCTTTTGACTGGAATCGGATTCATAAGTTATTTGAAATGGAAAATGTAAGTCCTCGTATAGAATTTTTAGTCGACCATCTTGAAGTCGCAAAATCTATTATTCTAAGTAGAAATGGCATAGGATTTTTACCATACCTATGCATTAAGGAAGAGCTTGAAAGTGGCATGCTGATTGATGTAGATGTTTCTCATATTCTTCAAATAAACCAGCAAATATTTGCGGCTCATTTAAGTAATGGTTTAGTGTACCCCGAGCTATGGAATGATATTCTTCTTGCCGTTAAAGAATTTGAGAAGGAAAAAGATCCTGTCTTTTGA
- a CDS encoding ABC transporter ATP-binding protein, whose amino-acid sequence MEKLLNIQQLKVDFTKKVGDVTAIKDVTLYIQAGETVCIVGESGSGKSVTSKSIMRLIDYENGKISDGSIVLDGIDLTHLTNKKLRSIRGKKIAMIFQEPMAAFDPVFTIGSQIIETILEHKQSSKSEAKERALYLLKRVGISAAEIRYNQYPNELSGGMLQRAMIAMALACGPDLLIADEPTTALDVTIQAQILHLLQELKEEMGMSILLITHDMGVAAEMADRIIVMYAGRIVEHANVKELFEMPHHPYTYGLLKSITTLDSDRSKALYSIKGSIPALNNLPTGCEFHPRCPYASERCFIEAPPLVEVNNRQTACWNAEEIVDKHSREQSVVETKINVPIQNDFVPTDSKHSRETLLEIQGLSKSYPIGKNVFSRTQSFIRAVDNVSFSINKGETFGLVGESGSGKSTLGRVLLQLEKLTSGKVIFQGQDLSKLSSKALREKRKDMQLIYQDPYGSVNPRWRVGDIIGEPLQVHANSTKKEKQDRVQELLEVVGLNKSDSDRYPHEFSGGQRQRIAIARAIALNPQFVLADEAVSALDVSIQAQIVNLLQDLQRNRELTYLFIGHGLNIVRHISDRIGVMYLGQLVEMASSEELFLHPAHHYTKGLIESIPIPKPTRTRERITIQGEIPSPANPPTGCRFHTRCPAATARCRVEQPIFREIHIGHWVACHDPV is encoded by the coding sequence ATGGAGAAACTACTTAATATTCAGCAATTAAAAGTTGATTTCACGAAAAAAGTTGGCGATGTAACAGCAATCAAGGATGTAACGCTGTACATTCAGGCGGGTGAGACTGTTTGTATAGTTGGAGAATCTGGAAGTGGCAAGAGTGTTACCTCCAAATCGATTATGAGGCTTATAGATTATGAAAATGGAAAAATATCGGACGGAAGCATAGTGCTGGATGGAATAGACCTAACACATCTTACGAATAAAAAACTTCGATCTATTCGTGGGAAAAAAATAGCAATGATTTTTCAAGAACCAATGGCTGCTTTTGATCCTGTATTTACAATTGGAAGCCAAATCATTGAAACAATTCTTGAACATAAGCAATCTAGTAAATCAGAAGCGAAAGAAAGAGCTCTTTATTTATTAAAACGGGTGGGTATATCGGCTGCTGAGATACGCTATAACCAATATCCAAATGAGTTGTCTGGAGGTATGCTGCAACGGGCTATGATTGCGATGGCTCTTGCTTGTGGTCCAGACCTCCTTATTGCGGATGAGCCGACAACAGCCCTAGATGTTACCATTCAAGCGCAAATATTACATTTGCTTCAGGAATTGAAAGAAGAAATGGGGATGTCCATTCTTTTAATTACTCATGATATGGGTGTTGCTGCAGAAATGGCTGACCGAATTATAGTGATGTATGCGGGAAGAATTGTAGAGCATGCAAACGTCAAGGAATTGTTTGAAATGCCTCATCATCCCTATACATATGGGTTATTGAAATCAATAACAACATTGGATAGTGATAGGAGTAAAGCACTCTATTCGATTAAAGGGTCTATTCCAGCTTTAAACAATTTACCTACTGGATGTGAGTTTCATCCACGCTGTCCATATGCGTCAGAACGCTGTTTTATCGAGGCACCTCCATTAGTAGAGGTGAATAACCGTCAGACCGCATGCTGGAATGCAGAGGAGATAGTAGATAAACATAGTAGAGAACAAAGTGTAGTGGAAACAAAAATAAATGTGCCAATTCAAAATGATTTTGTTCCAACGGATTCTAAACATTCCCGTGAAACCTTGCTTGAAATTCAAGGATTAAGTAAATCTTATCCAATTGGAAAGAATGTATTTTCTCGTACTCAATCATTTATTAGAGCTGTGGATAATGTTTCATTTTCAATTAATAAAGGCGAGACATTTGGTCTAGTCGGTGAGTCAGGTAGTGGAAAGTCAACATTAGGAAGAGTTCTTTTGCAGCTAGAAAAACTAACAAGCGGAAAAGTAATTTTTCAGGGGCAAGATCTGTCAAAACTGAGTTCAAAAGCATTAAGGGAAAAACGGAAAGATATGCAACTAATTTATCAAGACCCATATGGTTCTGTTAATCCACGCTGGAGGGTTGGAGACATTATTGGTGAGCCCCTTCAAGTTCATGCAAATTCCACAAAGAAAGAAAAACAGGATAGGGTTCAGGAGTTACTAGAGGTGGTTGGGTTAAATAAAAGTGACTCTGACCGTTATCCACATGAATTTTCAGGAGGACAGCGTCAGCGTATCGCAATTGCTAGAGCTATTGCCCTAAATCCTCAGTTTGTCTTAGCGGATGAAGCTGTTTCTGCATTAGATGTTTCTATTCAGGCACAAATTGTAAATTTATTGCAGGATTTACAGAGAAATCGGGAATTAACCTACCTATTTATTGGCCATGGCTTGAATATTGTAAGGCATATATCTGATCGTATAGGTGTCATGTACTTAGGTCAATTGGTTGAAATGGCATCTAGTGAAGAATTATTCCTACATCCTGCCCATCATTATACAAAAGGGTTAATTGAATCGATCCCAATTCCCAAGCCAACTCGCACTAGAGAACGGATAACCATTCAGGGGGAAATTCCATCTCCGGCTAATCCGCCAACAGGGTGCAGATTTCATACCCGATGCCCAGCAGCTACTGCACGTTGCCGAGTGGAACAGCCTATCTTTAGGGAGATTCATATAGGGCACTGGGTTGCCTGTCATGATCCTGTTTAA
- a CDS encoding LLM class flavin-dependent oxidoreductase codes for MNNQGHTMHLNLFLYNQGHHEASWRHPDSLPEKMMDFAYYKKLAQKAEKAKLDSIFLADRISTSLKAIENGSLVSFEPTTLLSALASVTDHIGLIGTVSTSFNEPYNVARRFSSLDFLSNGRAGWNIITSGTDGEAQNFNLSSIPEHAFRYKKAKEFLEVTLKLWDSWEDEAVIIDRENGIFADSQKVHEIHHDGVFFKVRGPLNIPRSPQKRPVLIQAGTSEDGREFSSQYADAIFTSQQTFEDARVFYKDVKERIARNGRNPNEVKILPGFSFIIGNTEEEAKEREEELAQFMNFNHSLLQLSNRVGVDLTSVSLDEPLPKLPDIGEIQGHQSRTQLIVQLAQRENLTVKQLLIRLGGGRGHYTISGTPKNIADELEYWFLNGAADGFNLMPQVMNRDFDRFVHFVIPELQRRQLFRMEYSGNTLRDHYDLPVPMNQFISSN; via the coding sequence ATGAATAATCAAGGGCACACCATGCATCTGAATTTATTTTTATATAATCAGGGACATCACGAGGCTTCTTGGCGTCATCCAGATTCACTCCCTGAAAAAATGATGGACTTCGCATACTATAAAAAATTGGCTCAAAAAGCAGAAAAGGCTAAATTGGATTCGATTTTTCTCGCTGATCGTATTTCAACTTCCCTTAAAGCGATTGAAAATGGATCACTTGTTTCTTTTGAACCAACCACATTATTATCAGCTTTAGCGTCTGTTACGGACCATATTGGGTTAATTGGGACAGTATCAACTAGTTTTAATGAACCCTATAATGTGGCTCGGAGGTTTTCGTCCCTTGATTTTTTGAGCAATGGGCGCGCTGGTTGGAATATCATTACTTCTGGAACCGATGGTGAGGCTCAAAATTTTAATCTTAGTTCCATTCCTGAACACGCTTTTCGTTATAAAAAGGCAAAAGAGTTTTTAGAAGTAACCTTGAAGCTGTGGGATAGTTGGGAAGATGAGGCTGTGATAATAGATAGAGAGAATGGAATTTTTGCAGACAGCCAAAAAGTACATGAAATTCATCATGATGGGGTGTTCTTTAAAGTTCGTGGACCGTTAAACATTCCAAGGTCCCCACAGAAAAGACCTGTTCTCATTCAAGCAGGGACTTCAGAGGATGGAAGGGAATTCTCCTCTCAATATGCTGATGCAATATTTACCTCTCAACAAACGTTTGAAGATGCACGTGTGTTTTATAAGGATGTAAAAGAAAGAATAGCTAGGAACGGTAGGAATCCTAATGAAGTCAAAATATTGCCGGGGTTTAGTTTTATTATCGGTAATACCGAAGAAGAAGCCAAGGAAAGGGAAGAGGAGTTAGCACAATTCATGAATTTTAACCATAGTTTACTTCAGCTTTCTAATAGGGTTGGAGTGGATTTAACATCTGTTTCATTAGATGAACCGTTGCCCAAGCTTCCTGATATCGGAGAAATCCAAGGTCACCAAAGTCGTACTCAATTAATCGTCCAATTGGCTCAAAGAGAAAATCTTACCGTTAAACAATTGCTGATTCGCCTAGGAGGAGGAAGGGGTCATTATACAATAAGTGGGACACCAAAGAATATTGCAGATGAACTTGAGTATTGGTTTCTTAATGGAGCAGCAGATGGATTTAACCTGATGCCACAAGTAATGAATCGTGATTTCGATCGATTTGTCCATTTTGTTATACCAGAATTGCAGCGTAGACAGTTATTCAGGATGGAATATTCAGGAAATACATTGAGAGATCACTATGATTTGCCAGTTCCAATGAATCAATTTATATCTAGTAACTAA
- a CDS encoding DUF2325 domain-containing protein, translating into MKSLLVIGGDRIGTILKNLEGEGFGEVIHLNGRKKKMVRTDIPRKVDLILVLTDFINHNLTGTIKRKAQESGIPICFSKRSWCFIREEIKRSQINATK; encoded by the coding sequence ATGAAGTCACTGTTAGTTATTGGAGGAGATCGTATCGGTACTATTCTTAAAAACTTAGAGGGGGAGGGCTTCGGGGAAGTAATCCATTTAAATGGACGGAAAAAAAAGATGGTTCGCACTGATATACCAAGAAAAGTAGATTTAATCTTAGTGTTAACAGACTTTATCAACCACAATCTCACAGGAACCATAAAACGAAAGGCACAAGAATCTGGGATTCCGATTTGCTTTTCGAAGAGGTCTTGGTGTTTTATACGTGAGGAGATAAAAAGAAGTCAAATAAATGCAACTAAATAG
- a CDS encoding LLM class flavin-dependent oxidoreductase, translated as MSFKLSILDQSPIFPGSTAYNALQNTVLLAQKAEEWGYSRFWVSEHHHTDQLAGSSPEVLISYILAQTNKIQVGSGGVMLQHYSPYKVAENFNVLSNLAPGRVDLGIGKAPGGLPLSTKALQYGTVNNGKDFSERLTFLNELIENSVDEKHHLTGIQATPIPQKKPEIFLLGASVKSAQLATNLGISFVFAKFINSDDEVLEQAAKVYHEGYPNGRFIISLAVIAAPTQSEAEQLAGDRKIVKVHLQSGRSVTLQSVEQAEVFGKQAGEPFEITEQKADIVAGTPFYVNEILNKLHRTYQVDEFIIHTPIEKEEERFQSFQLMSPRNTNRNLGLESKEDYPYIASKIFLKQ; from the coding sequence ATGAGCTTTAAGTTAAGTATTTTAGATCAAAGTCCCATTTTTCCAGGGAGCACTGCTTATAATGCATTACAGAATACAGTTCTATTGGCCCAAAAAGCAGAAGAATGGGGCTACTCACGTTTTTGGGTATCAGAGCATCACCATACAGATCAATTGGCAGGTTCCTCACCTGAGGTGTTAATTTCATATATATTAGCGCAAACGAATAAGATTCAAGTAGGTTCAGGTGGAGTAATGCTTCAGCATTATAGCCCTTACAAGGTGGCTGAAAACTTCAATGTCTTATCCAATCTTGCACCGGGAAGAGTTGATCTTGGGATTGGTAAGGCACCTGGTGGTCTTCCATTATCAACAAAGGCGCTGCAGTATGGAACTGTTAATAATGGAAAGGACTTTTCTGAACGGCTCACTTTTTTAAATGAATTAATTGAGAATTCCGTTGATGAAAAACACCATCTTACAGGTATTCAAGCAACACCGATTCCTCAGAAAAAACCTGAAATTTTTTTACTCGGTGCAAGTGTTAAGAGTGCTCAGCTAGCGACTAATCTAGGGATCTCATTTGTATTTGCAAAATTTATTAATAGCGATGATGAAGTACTAGAACAAGCGGCAAAGGTGTACCACGAAGGATATCCAAATGGAAGATTCATCATCTCATTGGCGGTTATTGCTGCTCCAACTCAATCAGAAGCAGAACAACTGGCAGGAGACCGAAAAATCGTTAAAGTCCATTTACAGAGCGGACGATCGGTGACATTACAATCTGTTGAGCAAGCGGAAGTGTTTGGTAAGCAGGCCGGCGAACCATTTGAAATCACAGAACAAAAAGCAGACATTGTTGCCGGGACCCCTTTTTATGTAAACGAAATATTAAATAAACTTCATCGGACGTATCAGGTGGATGAATTTATTATACATACACCGATAGAAAAAGAAGAAGAAAGATTTCAATCATTTCAATTGATGAGCCCTCGTAACACGAATCGAAATTTGGGATTAGAGAGTAAAGAAGATTATCCTTATATTGCAAGTAAGATCTTTTTAAAACAGTGA
- a CDS encoding ABC transporter substrate-binding protein, giving the protein MAVLLLLSGCANSTSTKSNSDETNEKVNSQPKHGGELTYALATSPDSLDPHRSGLAVAVRAFRTIFDSLVVQEPDNSIKPWLATEWTVSEDGKSYTFKLRQDVTFHDGTPFNADAVKYSFDRIINPKTQARNSVALLRPYESSEVLDEYTIKINLSTPSAAFLSNLSQAMLGIVSPSAAEKYGDQFGKNPVGTGPYKFVSWTENADIVVEKNNDYQWGPSIVENKAAPYLDKITFKIIPEEATRIGSVQSGQVLAAETVPPQNIVSLKGDPKNQLLQVNTIGLPYTLFFNQRKEPWNDVRARKAVQLAVDVDAIVKTLYLNTYSRAWSPLTPGILGYDKSLENSNSVDLEKANKLLDELGYVKGEDGIRAKDGKKLTLNYVDGTPNREKRNDIAVIIQQQLKKIGIKVEINITKDIASVVQKNADYDLYGNSQVNSDPNSLRAFYHTTTPQEEAIIKRLGGGSDPELDQLLEEGTVESDPAKRADIYQKVQQKIIDEAWIIPIYVFPYTVAATKSVNGIKFDPLGYPLFNDVTIK; this is encoded by the coding sequence ATGGCAGTATTGCTACTGTTATCTGGATGCGCAAATAGTACTAGTACGAAAAGTAATTCGGATGAAACAAACGAAAAGGTCAACTCACAACCTAAGCATGGTGGGGAATTAACATATGCTCTCGCAACATCTCCAGATTCACTTGATCCGCATCGAAGCGGTTTAGCCGTTGCTGTTCGTGCCTTCAGAACGATTTTTGATAGCTTAGTAGTTCAGGAACCAGATAACTCAATCAAGCCATGGCTTGCTACAGAGTGGACAGTATCAGAGGATGGAAAAAGCTATACGTTTAAACTGCGCCAAGACGTAACGTTTCACGATGGAACACCATTTAATGCTGATGCTGTGAAATATAGCTTTGACAGAATTATTAACCCAAAAACACAAGCAAGAAATTCGGTAGCACTTCTTAGACCGTATGAATCATCAGAAGTCCTGGATGAGTATACAATCAAAATTAATCTCTCAACACCATCTGCCGCATTTTTAAGTAATTTAAGCCAGGCAATGCTTGGGATTGTCTCTCCGTCAGCTGCAGAAAAATATGGAGATCAGTTTGGTAAAAATCCTGTAGGTACAGGACCATATAAATTTGTTAGCTGGACGGAAAATGCTGATATTGTCGTTGAAAAAAATAATGATTATCAGTGGGGGCCATCCATTGTAGAAAATAAAGCAGCACCATACCTTGATAAGATTACATTTAAAATCATTCCAGAAGAAGCAACGCGTATTGGCAGTGTACAGAGCGGGCAGGTCCTTGCCGCAGAAACTGTGCCACCGCAAAACATTGTTTCTTTAAAAGGTGACCCGAAAAATCAATTATTACAAGTAAACACAATTGGATTGCCGTATACATTGTTTTTTAATCAAAGAAAAGAACCATGGAATGATGTAAGAGCCCGTAAAGCTGTACAGCTTGCTGTTGATGTGGATGCGATTGTAAAAACCCTTTACTTAAACACCTATTCTCGAGCATGGTCACCTCTTACACCAGGTATCTTAGGTTATGATAAATCCCTTGAAAATAGTAACTCGGTAGATTTAGAGAAGGCCAATAAACTCCTTGATGAACTTGGCTATGTAAAAGGTGAGGATGGGATCCGAGCAAAAGATGGAAAGAAACTAACATTAAATTATGTGGATGGAACTCCTAACAGAGAGAAGAGAAATGATATTGCTGTTATTATTCAGCAACAATTAAAAAAGATCGGTATTAAAGTGGAAATAAATATTACAAAAGATATCGCTTCAGTTGTTCAAAAGAATGCTGATTATGATTTATACGGAAACAGCCAAGTTAATTCCGATCCCAATTCATTACGAGCCTTTTATCATACAACTACCCCACAAGAAGAGGCAATAATAAAAAGACTTGGGGGTGGCTCTGATCCAGAATTAGATCAATTATTGGAGGAAGGGACAGTAGAATCGGATCCGGCAAAACGAGCGGATATCTACCAAAAAGTGCAACAAAAAATTATCGATGAAGCCTGGATCATTCCAATTTATGTATTCCCTTATACAGTAGCAGCGACCAAATCCGTTAATGGGATAAAGTTTGATCCATTAGGCTACCCTTTGTTCAATGATGTCACTATAAAATAA
- a CDS encoding LLM class flavin-dependent oxidoreductase gives MKFVLFDLMGNHPNSLTGEVVTAQQRIQHVIDQAVFAESLGFDGFGVGERHGAPFLSSSPAVMLTAIAAKTSKIRLLPTVSVLSVLDPVRVAEDYATLDHLSGGRLELMIGKGNDPRHYPLFGIDEEEQWESLAERYGLLKRLWNEENVSWEGKYRPLLTNVTTQPRPYQKQIPIWHGSASSPLSTELAAKNGEPIFSSNTFHPMAKYKELIDHYRERFEYYGHDPKKAVVGAGARGLYLAKTTEEAIKRYRPYYDMFMGTEASKFNQSPFKNLEDHIQNGSALIGSADHVIEKILKYHQAFGHQVQSISVEGLSKEEQLEQLDRFAEEVIPVLRREIPSTVWENEQPTLV, from the coding sequence ATGAAATTTGTCTTGTTTGATTTAATGGGTAACCACCCAAACAGTTTGACAGGCGAGGTAGTAACTGCACAGCAAAGAATACAACATGTAATCGACCAGGCTGTTTTTGCTGAATCTCTTGGTTTTGATGGTTTTGGAGTGGGTGAGCGGCATGGTGCACCGTTTTTGTCTTCTTCACCGGCCGTGATGTTAACGGCTATAGCTGCCAAAACATCAAAAATTCGATTGCTGCCAACGGTATCGGTTTTAAGTGTTCTTGATCCAGTGCGTGTAGCAGAGGATTATGCTACTCTTGATCATCTTTCCGGTGGAAGATTAGAGTTAATGATTGGTAAAGGAAATGACCCGCGTCACTACCCATTATTTGGAATTGATGAGGAGGAGCAGTGGGAGTCTTTAGCTGAGCGGTATGGACTTCTAAAACGTTTGTGGAATGAGGAAAATGTCTCATGGGAGGGGAAGTATCGTCCATTATTAACGAATGTAACGACTCAACCAAGACCATATCAAAAACAGATTCCAATTTGGCATGGCAGTGCATCAAGTCCACTATCCACTGAGCTTGCTGCGAAGAATGGCGAACCGATATTCTCATCTAATACGTTTCATCCAATGGCTAAGTATAAAGAATTAATTGATCATTACCGTGAACGATTCGAATATTATGGCCATGATCCAAAGAAAGCAGTTGTTGGTGCAGGTGCAAGAGGATTATATTTGGCAAAAACAACAGAAGAAGCCATTAAACGTTATCGTCCATATTATGATATGTTTATGGGCACAGAAGCCTCAAAGTTCAATCAATCGCCATTTAAGAATCTTGAAGATCACATTCAAAATGGTTCAGCTTTAATAGGAAGTGCGGATCACGTGATAGAGAAGATACTAAAATATCATCAAGCATTTGGACACCAAGTACAAAGTATCAGTGTTGAAGGATTAAGTAAAGAAGAACAACTTGAGCAACTTGATAGATTTGCTGAGGAGGTTATACCAGTCCTTCGACGAGAAATTCCTAGTACGGTTTGGGAAAACGAACAACCGACATTGGTATAG